A window from Drosophila nasuta strain 15112-1781.00 chromosome 3, ASM2355853v1, whole genome shotgun sequence encodes these proteins:
- the LOC132791494 gene encoding uncharacterized protein LOC132791494 isoform X3 codes for MLAQLGLRVVLLATLASLSFTQSSAQTTCKNGLGRVLYERLPNQQLQGYDDDVVRDTAPPFRVLEKCQDLCLRDRTGTNNLVRTCTSFDFQPGSRITSFGGTSEYEESLCYLTSEQAGPEGIGSLMLVPNSVHFNEICLTSSRPERECPSRRYVFERHPRKKLKLPISDIKEITAANRSDCEDKCLNEFSFVCRSANFDSTMRSCTLSRFTRRTHPELMEDDPNSDYLENTCLNAERRCDGLAVFVKEENKRLGGPFEVDIFNNMTLEECQTMCLRAEKYFCRSVEFDDQSKQCILSEEDSISQKDDISISSSPTHHFYDLVCLDNQRANDYPDNSVTSHLFSSGRRPDTAFQRYRNSRLGGEFHSEITGRSLSECLDECLRQTSFQCRSAVYSDRFRTCRLSRYNQKDGMRIIYDADYDYYENLMLNVVGGGADGDGSHSGSDPKRPGDQSGSNWRQPNKHDDRYGPGSSSSGVGGPGSSLGQHGGPGGVNGGSGSNRLPPGDGIDYGRPYDRYPDVAANEYDRYPYGYGDRDRDRDRDRDRYPPDRYGGPGSRYPGPGGNDYGRPYDRYPDEYGLDRPPPYYDYDYEERYGDRFAPGPYDREYDGPPGRRPLPGGPYGRYDTPFNRPYGGVGGGGSLDDRPLPLPGLGLGLSHPPTPYGGGSHVGIGGGAGPPRPPITRCEESDNFKQIAARHKMRRHFVRRALIVPSLIQCERECIETRDFVCRSFNYRDTASSYDDRDRDRDRDRERERERDRESPNCELSDRDSRELDIHDPGSFDASNYDFYERSIGRSDGECMDVTQTCNEEGMEFTIRTPEGFLGRIYTYGFYDRCFFRGNGGTVNVLRISGPQGYPDCGTQRYGDTLTNIVVVQFSDNVQTSRDKRYNLTCIFRGPGEAVVSSGYIGAGSGSPIPIEYLPAENTLSSKVRLSILYQGRPTTTIAVGDPLTFRLEAQDGYNHVTDIFATNVVARDPYSGRSIQLIDRFGCPVDPYVFPELDKLRDGDTLEARFNAFKIPESNFLVFEATVRSCREGCQPAYCPGPAGRQEPSFGRKRRSLNITELPEPQALEGVNQLDTNQPVEEEVIVVNSTTVSATPGAGQFNATQDAEKSKETEEPEQVREMIEVFETREEIEKESYPRKLVAPVETVCMTPAEYHGLITAIILLMILLFSITLVAGLGYRRYWKSMSKNRLVDRNSPIHSLGHSHSSIRTHERFTEIGHMPNTTGGAGGGSGHNQSTSNRGSNAFRTNMSMFGGSLHKTFATGNLARMCQLPVINPIRSGSNTNHQFEDPSEPIYTDPSLFERSR; via the exons ATGTTGGCCCAGCTGGGACTACGCGTAGTTCTGTTGGCCACGTTAGCCAGCCTCAGCTTTACCCAGAGCTCTG CTCAAACCACCTGCAAGAATGGCTTAGGACGCGTGCTCTATGAGCGTCTGCCCAACCAGCAATTACAGGGCTACGATGACGATGTGGTGCGAGATACAGCCCCTCCATTCCGGGTGTTGGAGAAGTGTCAGGATTTATGTTTGCGTGATCGCACTGGCACCAATAATCTGGTGCGCACTTGCACCAGCTTTGACTTTCAGCCTGGCAGTCGAATCACTTCGTTTGGTGGCACCTCAGAGTACGAGGAATCACTCTGCTATCTGACATCGGAACAGGCGGGTCCCGAGGGTATTGGCAGCTTGATGTTGGTGCCCAACAGCGTGCACTTCAACGAGATCTGCCTGACAT CTAGCCGCCCGGAGCGTGAGTGTCCCAGTCGACGTTATGTGTTTGAACGGCATCCGCGCAAGAAACTCAAGTTGCCCATCAGCGACATCAAGGAG ATAACAGCCGCCAATCGCTCGGACTGTGAGGACAAGTGCCTGAATGAGTTCTCATTTGTGTGTCGCTCTGCCAACTTTGATTCCACGATGCGCTCCTGTACGCTTAGCAGATTCACACGACGCACACATCCGGAGCTCATGGAGGATGATCCCAATTCAGACTATCTGGAGAATACGTGCTTGAATG CTGAGCGACGTTGCGATGGTCTAGCGGTCTTTGTGAAGGAGGAAAATAAACGCCTGGGCGGTCCCTTTGAAGTGGACATCTTTAATAACATGACACTGGAGGAGTGCCAGACCATGTGCCTGCGTGCCGAGAA ATACTTTTGCCGTTCGGTGGAGTTTGATGATCAAAGCAAACAGTGCATACTGTCTGAGGAGGATTCCATTTCGCAGAAGGATGACATTAGCATCAGTTCCAGCCCCACACATCATTTTTATGATCTTGTGTGCCTCGATAATC AACGCGCCAACGATTATCCAGATAACTCAGTTACCTCGCACCTCTTCTCAAGCGGCCGTCGGCCAGATACAGCATTCCAGCGTTACCGCAACTCGCGTCTCGGCGGCGAGTTTCACTCTGAGATCACGGGACGATCGTTGAGCGAGTGCCTCGACGAATGCCTTCGCCAGACGAGCTTCCAATGCAG GTCTGCGGTGTACAGCGATCGTTTTCGTACTTGTCGCCTCAGTCGGTACAATCAAAAGGATGGCATGCGCATTATATACGATGCTGATTATGATTACTATGAGAATCTAATGT TGAACGTTGTGGGCGGCGGCGCCGATGGCGACGGCAGCCACAGTGGCAGCGATCCCAAGCGACCCGGTGATCAGTCAGGCAGCAACTGGAGACAGCCTAACAAGCACGACGATCGCTATGGACCGGGGTCATCGAGTTCTGGCGTGGGCGGACCTGGCTCCAGCCTTGGACAACATGGTGGACCAGGGGGAGTAAATGgaggcagtggcagcaaccgCCTACCACCTGGCGATGGCATTGACTATGGTCGACCGTACGATCGCTATCCCGACGTGGCAGCCAATGAATATG ATCGTTATCCTTATGGTTATGGTGATCGCGATAGAGATCGTGACCGTGATCGTGATCGCTATCCACCAGATCGTTATGGTGGCCCCGGTTCTCGGTACCCAGGCCCAGGTGGCAACGATTACGGCAGACCCTATGATCGTTATCCCGATGAATATG GCTTAGATCGCCCACCACCATACTATGACTACGACTACGAGGAACGCTATGGCGATAGATTTGCGCCTGGCCCATACGATAGGGAGTACGATGGACCGCCTGGACGACGACCCCTGCCAGGTGGCCCCTATGGGCGTTACGACACGCCTTTCAATCGCCCCTACGGTGGCGTTGGAGGCGGTGGCAGTCTCGATGATCGTCCCCTGCCCCTACCTGGCCTCGGACTGGGTCTATCGCATCCGCCCACACCGTATGGTGGCGGCTCCCATGTGGGAATTGGTGGAGGCGCTGGTCCACCGCGACCGCCCATCACCCGTTGCGAGGAGAGTGACAACTTCAAGCAGATTGCGGCCAGACACAAAATGCGACGACACTTTGTAAGACGGGCACTGATCGTGCCAAGCCTGATACAATGCGAACGAGAGTGCATCGAGACCAGGGACTTTGTGTGCCGCAGCTTTAACTACAG AGACACTGCCTCCAGCTACGATGATCGCGACCGAGACCGCGATCGAGATCGTGAACGGGAACGCGAACGGGATCGAGAGTCGCCCAACTGTGAGCTGAGCGACAGAGACTCGCGGGAATTGGACATACACGATCCAGGCTCTTTCGACGCCTCCAACTATGATTTCTACGAGCGCAGCATTGGACGCAGCGATGGCGAATGCATGGATG TTACCCAGACATGCAATGAGGAAGGCATGGAGTTTACTATACGAACACCTGAGGGTTTTCTGGGACGGATCTACACGTATGGTTTCTATGATCGCTGTTTCTTCCGCGGCAATGGCGGTACAGTGAATGTGCTGCGCATCAGCGGACCCCAGGGCTACCCCGACTGTGGCACACAACGC TACGGCGATACGCTGACTAATATTGTGGTCGTGCAATTTTCGGACAATGTACAAACAAGTCGCGATAAGCGATACAATCTCACATGTATCTTTCGTGGACCCGGCGAGGCAGTTGTCAGCTCTGGCTACATCGGCGCGGG CTCGGGCAGTCCCATTCCCATCGAGTATTTGCCGGCCGAGAATACGCTCAGCTCTAAGGTGCGACTGAGTATTCTCTACCAGGGCAGACCCACCACAACCATTGCTGTGGGTGATCCGTTGACCTTCCGACTTGAGGCGCAGGATGGTTATAATCATGTCACAGATATATTCGCCACCAATGTGGTGGCTAGGGATCCCTACTCTGGTCGCAGCATACAGTTAATAGATCGTTTCGGTTGCCCTGTCGATCCTTATGTCTTCCCGGAGCTGGACAAATTGCGCGATGGCGACACACTCGAGGCACGCTTCAATGCCTTCAAGATACCTGAATCCAATTTCTTAGTTTTTGAGGCTACTGTACGCTCTTGCAGAGAAGGCTGCCAGCCAGCGTATTGTCCTGGTCCCGCTGGACGCCAAGAACCCTCGTTTGGACGCAAACGTCGATCTTTGAATATAACAGAGTTACCAGAACCGCAAGCACTTGAGGGCGTGAATCAACTGGACACAAACCAACCGGTAGAGGAGGAGGTAATTGTGGTCAATAGTACCACAGTGAGCGCAACACCAGGAGCAGGTCAATTCAATGCCACACAGGATGCCGAAAAATCCAAGGAGACCGAAGAACCGGAGCAAGTACGGGAAATGATTGAG GTCTTTGAGACGCGCGAGGAAATTGAAAAGGAATCGTATCCACGCAAACTGGTGGCTCCAGTAGAAACAGTCTGCATGACGCCCGCGGAGTATCATGGCTTGATTACAGCCATTATACTGCTGATGATATTGCTGTTTAGCATAACGCTGGTGGCTGGTCTGGGCTACAG ACGCTACTGGAAATCTATGTCGAAGAACCGTTTGGTGGACCGCAATTCGCCCATTCATTCGCTGGGACACTCACACTCCTCGATACGCACTCACGAGCGTTTTACCGAAATTGGACACATGCCGAATACAACAGGTGGAGCAGGTGGAGGCAGTGGACATAATCAAAGCACATCTAATCGCGGCTCGAACGCATTTCGCACTAACATGTCCATGTTTGGTGGCTCATTACATAAGACTTTTGCCACGGG CAACCTGGCGCGCATGTGTCAGCTGCCGGTTATAAATCCCATTCGCTCTGGCAGTAATACTAATCATCAGTTCGAGGATCCCAGTGAGCCTATCTACACCGATCCATCGCTGTTTGAGCGCTCCAGGTAA